The following proteins are encoded in a genomic region of Takifugu rubripes chromosome 9, fTakRub1.2, whole genome shotgun sequence:
- the fezf1 gene encoding fez family zinc finger protein 1, giving the protein MDAPLLRPVGLLGAPPASGSQPTGSDMQVGSGKPLAFSIDRIMARTPEPRSIPLPGWFPSSPVGKPETCPSSLHCMIPLLPFGYEPGHRLSVAGLDSGHLDASLPANADFLGFRAHQEESASTPGQYKLFRPRVVNQSAFPTVGAVCYLNCSGDSGGCPPPAGLVNLHPMASYLLSARHKSLLTDKSKAGLQAAERCPVSQSHIQIQNYMKDRDQVLTDKLFKSSAAAAARLSGPCPGTKPKVFTCEVCGKVFNAHYNLTRHMPVHTGARPFVCKVCGKGFRQASTLCRHKIIHTQEKPHKCNQCGKAFNRSSTLNTHTRIHAGYKPFVCEFCGKGFHQKGNYKNHKLTHSGEKQFKCSICSKAFHQVYNLTFHMHTHNDKKPFTCPTCGKGFCRNFDLKKHIRKLHDLTGPQSPAPQQT; this is encoded by the exons ATGGACGCTCCTCTCCTGCGCCCAGTGGGGTTGCTCGGCGCCCCCCCGGCTTCTGGGAGCCAGCCCACAGGCTCTGACATGCAAGTCGGCAGCGGGAAGCCTCTCGCGTTCTCCATCGACCGGATTATGGCCCGCACTCCAGAACCCAGGTCGATACCGCTTCCCGGCTGGTTCCCGTCCTCCCCGGTGGGAAAACCCGAAACGTGCCCGTCCTCGCTGCACTGCATGATCCCGCTGCTGCCGTTCGGGTACGAGCCGGGCCACCGACTCAGCGTCGCTGGTCTGGATTCGGGCCACTTGGACGCTTCTCTGCCCGCCAACGCAGACTTTCTGGGCTTCAGGGCGCATCAGGAGGAGTCCGCCTCCACCCCGGGCCAGTACAAACTCTTCAGACCACGCGTGGTCAACCAGTCCGCCTTCCCGACGGTGGGCGCTGTGTGTTACCTGAACTGCAGCGGCGACAGCGGGGGCTGCCCGCCGCCCGCGGGGCTTGTCAACCTGCACCCGATGGCCTCGTACCTGCTGAGCGCCCGGCACAAATCCCTCTTGACGGACAAGAGCAAAGCGGGCCTGCAGGCCGCGGAGCGTTGCCCGGTGTCCCAGAGCCACATCCAGATCCAGAACTACATGAAGGACCGGGACCAGGTTCTCACCGACAAACTCTTCAAGAGCTCCGCGGCTGCGGCCGCGCGCCTCAGCGGGCCGTGTCCCGGCACCAAGCCCAAAGTGTTCACCTGCGAGGTCTGCGGCAAG GTGTTTAACGCGCACTATAACCTGACCCGCCACATGCCCGTGCACACCGGCGCGAGGCCTTTCGTGTGCAAAGTTTGCGGAAAAGGATTCCGACAGGCGAGCACGCTGTGCCGCCACAAGATCATCCACACTCAG GAAAAACCGCACAAATGTAACCAGTGCGGGAAAGCCTTCAATCGCAGCTCCACACTCAACACGCACACGCGCATCCACGCGGGGTACAAACCGTTCGTGTGCGAGTTCTGCGGGAAAGGATTCCATCAGAAAG GAAACTACAAGAACCATAAGCTGACCCACAGCGGGGAAAAGCAGTTCAAATGTTCCATCTGCAGCAAAGCATTCCATCAGGTGTACAACCTGACAttccacatgcacacacacaatgacaagAAGCCCTTCACCTGTCCCACCTGTGGGAAAGGCTTCTGCAGAAACTTTGACCTGAAGAAACACATCAGGAAGCTCCACGATCTGACTGGACCGCAGTCGCCGGCACCTCAGCAGACCTGA